The DNA sequence ACCACACCGCGCACACCCGCGGCCGAACGCATCGCCGTGCGGTGCGTCGACTCCGACGTCCACCCGGTCCCCCGCGCCGGCGACCTGGGCCAGTACCTTCCCGAGCCGTGGCGCAGCACGTACTTCAACACCCGCAAGGTCGGCGAGCAGATCTACTACGACGCACCCGATTACGCGCACGCCTACGCGATGCGCGTCGACACCTTCCCCGCCGACGGCCAATTCCCCGGCAGTGACCCTGATCTGGCGTTCAAACAGCTGATCATGGAGGCCGGGGCGGACATCGCGATCCTCGAGCCCGCCGCGTACCCGGCCCGCATCCCCGAGGCGCAGCACGCGATGTCGTGTGCGCTCAACGACTGGCAGGCCAACCACTGGCTCGACAGCCACAACAACTGGCACGAGCGGTGGCGCGGATCGATCTGCCTGGCAATCGAGGAGCCGGAGAAATCGGTCGAGGAGATCGAACGCTGGGCCGGCCATCCGTACATGGCGCAGATCCTGATCAAGGCCGAACCCCGGCCGTCGTGGGGAAACCCGAAGTACGACCCCATCTGGGCCGCCGCCACCAAACACGACATCACGGTGAGTTGCCACCTGTCGCGCAGCCACTTCGACGAGCTTCCCATGCCGCCGGTCGGCATGCCGAGCTACAACCACGACTTCATGGTCACCTATTCGCTGCTGGCCGCCAACCAGGTGATGAGTCTGGTGTTCGACGGTGTCTTCGACCGGTTCCCGACCCTGCGCATCGTGCTGGTCGAACACGCCTTCACCTGGATCCTCCCGCTGATGTGGCGGATGGACGCGCTGTACGAGGCCCGCAAGGGCTGGGTGGACATCAAGCGCAAACCGTCCGATTACGTCAAGGACCACATCAAGTTCACCACCCAGCCGCTGGACTACCCCGAGGACAAGACCGAACTCTCGCGGGCGTTCGAGTGGATGGAGTGCGACAAGATCCTGCTCTACAGCTCCGACTACCCGCACTGGACGTTCGACGATCCGCGGTGGCTGGTCAAGCATCTGCCCGAACATGCCAGGGAGAACGTGATGTTCCGCAACGGACTGGCCACCTATCACCTCCCGGACACGGTGCCCGCCCTCGAGGGCCAGGTCCGGGTGTTCTGACGCACGATGACCGAGGAAAAGAAACCGCCCCGGCTCGCCCAGGGGCGTGAGCACATCGTCGCCACCGTCGACGAGATCCCACCCGGTGCACACAAGGTGGTGCCGATCGGACGGCACGGCGTCGGCGTGTACAACGTCAACGGCACCTTCTACGCGATCGCGAACTACTGCCCGCACGAG is a window from the Mycolicibacterium litorale genome containing:
- a CDS encoding amidohydrolase family protein, producing the protein MTVTTTPRTPAAERIAVRCVDSDVHPVPRAGDLGQYLPEPWRSTYFNTRKVGEQIYYDAPDYAHAYAMRVDTFPADGQFPGSDPDLAFKQLIMEAGADIAILEPAAYPARIPEAQHAMSCALNDWQANHWLDSHNNWHERWRGSICLAIEEPEKSVEEIERWAGHPYMAQILIKAEPRPSWGNPKYDPIWAAATKHDITVSCHLSRSHFDELPMPPVGMPSYNHDFMVTYSLLAANQVMSLVFDGVFDRFPTLRIVLVEHAFTWILPLMWRMDALYEARKGWVDIKRKPSDYVKDHIKFTTQPLDYPEDKTELSRAFEWMECDKILLYSSDYPHWTFDDPRWLVKHLPEHARENVMFRNGLATYHLPDTVPALEGQVRVF